GTGGACCTGAGACGACACTCCACAGAAGTGGGagcggatccagaccagggacatttacagaccagactgagccagcgacctggaCCAGAGCAGACCtcagacagtgaactccacaggaacaggtacaggggagcaaccgcTGAGTGACTGAGCcggagccagagaccactgagggtctCAACATGAagctgggaccttcaagggagtagccCTAAGCTAGGACCCTTACAGGTCTGGACGTGAGTCTGGGATCGccaaggaactaggcctgagccggGTCCTCTGAaggtctgggcatgaatctgggacctccgagGAAGTAGGCATGAACCAGACATCTCAGCGGGGCTagctgtgagtctgagacctcagagggagtaggcctgaaccaggacctctgtgggtctggataTTGGTCTGGGAcgtcaaagggaataggcaggaacctggaacctctgtgggtccgagcatgagtctgggacctctctGAGgaagtaagcctgagccaggtcctctgcagttctGAGCACACCCGAGCCTGGGAATTCCGAGGGAgaagactggagccagagacctttgcaggacaatcccaagccagggacctctgcaggagtggatccagaccaggaacaTTGACAGAAACAAGTCTGAGCTGACAACCTAGGctagagcagacctgagacagcaaattcCAAGGGAGTGGAGCAAAGCCCAGAAGGGCtaagcaacctccaggaacatggagttaCCAAGGGGGTAACTAGAaccgtggcactgactgtaccacgaggaacaaccatctgagccttggattcactggcacctagaagattaatcaacagaatcacagacagccccaaccacacctattagaggaaaagatgagtagaaatggTAAGATCACACGCAacatcacaaagagcaacacataCCAGTAAAATCTGAAGACCCTACAACAGTAAGACttaacaaccaaatatagatggatcagaagaaaatgacctaaaaaataacttcaagagaatgtttgaaaatctgaaagagaaaatgagaaattccctcaaagaaatggaggaaaagacaaacaaaaaattggaagacatcagcaaatcacttaaagaaaatcaagaaaaagcaatcaaacatatgaaaaaaactattcaagacttgaacactgaaatagagacaataaagaaaacacaatctgagggaattatagaaacaggaatcacgagaaaaagatcaggaaccaaaAACGTAAgtatgaacagcagaatacaagacatggaagagagaatctcaagcgctgaagataaaATAGAACTAATAGACtcattaggggaaaaaaaaaaacattaaatctaacaaaaacttacccccccccccaaaaaaaaacaggaaatatgGGAAACCATGACAAggacaaacctaagaataatagctacagaagaaggagaagaggttcaactcaaaagcacagaaaatatatttaacaaaatcataaaagaaaatgttcccaacctaaagaaagatatgcctatgaagatacaagaagcttacagaacaccaaacagactggatttaaaaaaaaaaaaaaagtcccctcgccacataataatcaaaacagtaaacatacaaagtaaagaaagaatattaagagctgcaaaggaaaaaggccaagtaacatataaaagtagaactatcagaattacagctgacttctcattggagacaataaaagccagaaggtcatggtcaagcattatgcagacattaagagaccacagatgtcagcccagactactatacccagcaaaactttcaattaccatagaaggacaaaacaaaatattccatgacaaaaccagatttaatctATACCTAGTCaaaaacccagccctacacaaagtactagaaggaaaactccaacctaaggaagtcggctacaccaacaaaaacaagacaattgatgatctcataccagcaaatcccaaagaagggaaaagcaaataaattaacatcaccaacaacaaaaacttaattaacaggagatagcaatcactggtcattaatatccctaaatataaatggactcaactcacctataaaaaggcgtaggctaacagattggatacgaaaacagaatccatccttcttctgcacagaagaaacacacctcaacctcaaacacagacatcgtctcagagtaaagggttgagaaaaaatattccaatcaaatagacctaaaaaacagcgggtgtagctatcctaatagctaacaaaatagacttcaaactaaaatcaatcaaagagacaaagaaggacatttcatattagtcccaggaaaaatccatcaagaggaaatttcaatactgaacatctatgccccaaacacaagggcaccctatatgtaaaagaaacacttctacagCTTAAATtgtacattaaaccccacacactaagagCAGGAGACTTCgatactccactctcaccactggacaggtcaatcacacaaaaaatgaacatagaaataagagaactacagatgttatgactcaagtggacttaacagacatctatagaatattccgtccaaacagaaaatataccttcttctcagcaccttatggaaccttctcaaaaattgaccacatactaggtaacaaaacaaaccttaacaaatacaaataaattggaataaccccatgtatcttatcagatcaccatgctttaaaactagaagtcaacagcaatacttattccagaaagcccacaaacacatggaaattaaacaatgctcaccctaattatcaatgggtcaaggaaaaaataaaggaagaaagtaaagacttcccaaaattcaatgaaaatgatcacactacatacccaaatttatgggacacaatgaaagcagtgttaataggaaagttcatagcactaaatgcctacgtaaagaagctggaaaaatcccacactaatggggtaacagaacatctgaaaactctagaacaaaaaaaagaagcaaacttgcCCAGGAGGACAagatagcaggaaataatcaaattgagagttgaaatcaaaatagaaacaaagaaaacaatacaaagaatcaatgagacaaggagttgattcttcaagaaaaatcaacaaaatagaaaaacctttatctaaactatccaaaaggcagagagagaatatccaaattaaaaaaatcagaaatgaaaaggggtacaaaaaacagacatggaggaaatacagagaatcaccaggtcatacttcaaaaacctgttctacacaaaattggaaaacttaaaggaaatgacaactttctggataaatagcacttaccaaaattaaaacaagaccagataagcaaactaAATAGACCTATGACTGCTGAAGatatagaaacagtcatcaaaagtctcctaaacaaaaaaaagcccaggaccaggaagtttcagctcagaattctataaattttcaaaaaagacctaataccaatactcctcaaattattccaaacaatagaaacagaaggaacattgccaaactctttttatgaggctataattaccctgatacccaaaccacagaaagacattactaagaaagagaattatagaccgatctaactcatgaacattgatgcaaaatactaaataaaacactggcaaatcaaatccaagaacacatcagaaccatcatccaccatgatcaagtcagcttcattacacagatgcagggatggttcaacatatgaaaatctgtcagcataatccaccatataaacaagctgaaaaataaaaaccacatgatcatcttattagatgccgaaaaagcttttgacaaaatacaacatcccttcacgataaaggtcttggagagagcagggatacaaggaacatacctaaacataattaaggcaatacacaacaagtcaacagccaacatcaaactaaatggagagaaactcccagcatttccactgaaatcaggaacaaggcaaggttgtCCATTCTAGACAATATAgctcttgaggtcctagctagagcagtaagacaacaaaaggagagcaAGGGGTACAAATCAGaagagaagaagtcaaactctcactgtttgctgatgatgtgatagtttacataagtgatcccaaaaattctgccaaggaacttctacaactcataaacccTTTCaataatatagcaggatacaagattaactcaaagaaagaaagaaagaaagaaagaaagaaagaaagaaagaaagaaagaaagaaagaaagaaagaaagaaagaaagaaagaaagaaagagagagggagggagggagggagggagggagggagggaggaggaggaaagaaagaaagaaagaaagaaagaaagaaagaaagaaagaaagaaagaaagaaagaaagaaagaaaagtcagtagccctcctgtacacagatgataaaagggctgggaaagaaatcagagaaaaaacacccttcacaatagccacaaatagcataaaaatatctcggagtaactctaaccaaacaagtggaagacttgtataacaagaactttaaatctttgaagaagacaccagaaagtagaaaaatcccccatgctcttgggtatatagaattaacatagcaaaaatggaaatcttaccaaaagcaatctacagattcaatgcaatgcccatcaaaatcccagcaaaattcttcacagacctcaagaGAATggtactcaaattcatatggaaaatcaaaaagcccaggatagccaaaacaatcctgtacaataaaagaacttctagggccggagagatggctcagtggttaagagcattgcctgctcttccaaaggtcctgagttcaattcctggcaaccacatggtggctcacaaccatctgtaatgaggtctggtgccttcttggtggcctgcagacacacggacagacagaatattgtataaataataaataaatatttgaaaaaaaaaaacttctagaggcagcacaattcctgacttcaaactctactacagagctacagtactgaaaacagcctggtattggcataagaacagacagtaggaccaatggaaccgaattgaagatccagatatcaatctacacatctttgaacacctggtttttgacaaagaagcaaatgaagcaaaaaaaatatcaaatggaaaaaagaaagcatatttaacaagtggtgctggcataactggatatcaacatgtagaagaatgaaaatagacccatatctatcaccacgaacaaaactcaagtccaaatggatcaaagacctcaacataaagccagccacactgaaccttatagaagagaaagtgggaagtacacttgaacacattggcacagagaaccacttcctaaacataaccccaacagcacagacactgaaagaaacaataaatgggacctcctgaaactgaaaagcttttgtaaagcaaaggacacggtcaacaagacaaaacgatagcctacagaatgggaaaagatcttcactaaccccacatcagatagaggtctgatctccaaaatatacaaagaactcaagaaattggtcattaaaagttcaaagaatctaataaaaaaaaaaatggagtaaagacctaaacagagaactctcaacagaggaaatggctgaaatgacacttaaggaaatgttcaacatccttagtcatcagagaaatgcaaatcaaaacaactctgagattctatcttatgcctgtaagaatggccaagatcaaaaacactgatgacaacttatgctggagaggttgtgggaaaagggaacacttctgcattgctggtgggaatgcaagctggtacaacccttctagatgtcagtgtggcgatttctcagaaaatgaggaaacaaccttcctcaagacccagtaataccacttttggtatatatccaaaggatgctcaattgtgtcacaaagacatgtgctcaactatattcatagcagctttgtttgtcatagccagaacctggaacgaacctaaatgcccctcgatcaaagaatggataagaaaaatgtggtacatttacacagtggagtactccaaagcagaaaaaaataacgacagcttgaattttgcaggaaaatggatggagctagaaaacattattttgagtgaggtaacccagacacagaaagacaattatcacatgtactcactcatgggtggtttttaaacataaagcaaagaaagccagcctacaaaccacaatcccagagaaccaagacaacaatgtggacactaagagagacttaagagatctaatctacatggtaagtagaaaaagacaagatctcctgagtaaattgggagcatggggaccttggggaagggtttaaggggaggggagaggcagggagggaagtcgagaaaaatgtagagctcaataaatatcaattaaaaaagaaagaaagaaatgccataACCATAAGCacgggggaaagggtttatttggtgttcattatcacaggaactcacagaggacagaaacttggaggcaggagttgatgcagaggccatggaagataCTGCTTCCTGGTGGcttgctctgtctgctttcttttttttttttttggtttttcgagacagggtttctctgtggttttggagcctgtcctggaactagctcttgtagaccaggctggtctcgaactcacagagatccgcctgcctctgcctcccaagtgctgggattaaaggcctgcgccaccaccgcccggcaactctgtctgctttcttacggaacccaggaccacctgtccagttGTGGTCCCATCCTTAGTGGACTCGGCtgtccccatcaatcactaattaggaaaatgccccCAGGCAGCCCACAGCCTGATCTAGCAGAGGCATTTTCCCAGCtggggctccctcctctcaggtgactccagcttgtgttgAGCTGACAGAGGACTACCGAGCACACCCCAGTCTGTTTTCCTTGTTAGATTCTCTCCAAGTGTGGTGGCGAGAGCCGTTGAGAAGAGGGAACATAAACTAAAATCTGTGCCTCCAGACTGGCCTGGGTGCATAAGAGAACAGCTGACAAGCGTGggagaagccagtaagcagcaccctccgtggcctccaggctccttcctgcctccagcaAACCTCTCTAGGTGTTTACAGCCGAGGTGTTTACCAAGCACAAGAAACCCTAAGACTTCAAGAACAAAATCTTCCCCATCCGCTTTATCTTGTGTGAGACCAGGAcagcctggaacccacatgaacctcctgcctctgcaaccTGAGTGCTAGGAAGGAGAGCATGGGTAGTTGTGCCTGCCCCGTGGCCAGCTCAACAGCTGGTAAGAGCAGCACTGCCTCCCCATCTGTGGCTCTAGGATGGAAGCTGGTGTGTCACACAGTGGCTCACTCGAATGCGGTGTCGGGGTTCAGCGCGGAGTACAGAGCCGCAACCTGGGTCCCAGGGTGCACTGCCCCAGGGTGCACTGCGGCCCCAGCTAGAACTCCACCTTGCACGCCGGGAAGGCCTCATCCTGCATGGACACcatgctgccactgcccagcaccCTGATGCCCAGCGCCTGGTGCTGCTCATGCGTCTCCTCATACCACCTGTGCATCACCGCGGAGTCGAAGGTGGGGATCAGCGTGACCTGTGGGGTGGAGCAGGTCCTTCTTTGTAACCAGGTACTGTCACATGGCCCCCGCTGGCCTGCCACTCCGCACCCCCCTGTGAGAGTCTCCCGCCACTGTGACAAGGCAGTGCTGTAGTCAGGCTGACAATGCCACCTCCCCTGCTATGGGCTCCTCTGCGCTGATGCAGCTCTGCCCAAATTTGACACTGCACACACGGGGTGCCTGGCCGTCTGCTCAGCAAGTGGTGTGGCTCTCAACCAGAGTCCCTCGCCTTGGTGTCCTGGCCCCACAGACTTGGGAAGCACCCACCCCTCTGCACTGGGATCCTGAGGCTGAGCAGAGACCACCTCTCAGAAGAAAGATCTGAATCCCGGGGTCTACTCACCTGCAGGTCAAGGTCCCACTGCTGCTTGCCGGCCAACAGTGCGTCCAACACAGCACGCAGCCCCTCCTCCTGGCGCTGGCCCTGCCCACTGATGACATAGCAGAGTGCACGCACCCGCAGGAAGAAGTCCTGGTCCAGGTGGCCCGCGCCACCCCCGGGCAGGTAGGCCAGGTCCAAGTAGACAGGGGAGCCAGCAGTGGGTGGCATAGGGCGGCTACTGGGCCCTGTGGGATACAGGTTGGTGGTGGCATCACGTGGCTGAAGGGCAACCCTGTGGTAGATGGCTATCACCTCCCAGCAGGGGACAGACACCCATACAGAGATGGGTGCTCAGGGAGCAAGCTCAGCCCACGGCCTGAGATTTGGGTGTGAGAACTAAGAATGTTCACAAAACTGGTCACGTGGCAAGTGCTTGAGCCGCAAAGTCCCGCACCCACCCCTAGGGCAGCAGGAGAACAGGCCTGAGGGTCCCAGAACACACACCCCGCAGCTCCAGGGTCGCAGGGAGCAAGGTGATGGCAGTCTAGGACAAAATCAAGCCCTGCTTGGCACTGGCACAGCCAGTGAGAGCTGTGACTTAGGGAACTGACCTACGGGGATCCTGGGGATCCAGCATGGAAGTGAGGTCTGCAGAGGGACTGCAGGGCCCTTCGGAGCCTGGCCCTGAGGCTTGAGAACCTATGAACACCACCCCGCCTGGCTCTGCCACGGTTAGCTGTGCACTTTCCTGGGGCGTGGGCCTGTCTCCAGTGGGGTCACAAGGCGGGATTGATGGGTAGACAGAGCTATCAAGTACCCCTGGTCACTTAATTTCTTTCCTGTCAGTGCGGCCTCCGGCCTCAGGACCCATCTGTAACCTGTGCCAAAGCAGCCCCCGTCAGCTGGGGACAGGCACAAGAGCACCTACTTTCAAATCAGCACTCACGAGACCCAGGCAGGAGGATGGTTtccagttctagggcagcctgggctacagctcAAAACACTCAGTttgtctctgagacagggtctttttcactacatagcccaggctggcctcaaattcacaaggatccgcctgtctctgcctcccaatgtgctgggattaaaggttgggccaccacacccaacaaaaacctctcaaaacaccaaaaaaaaaaaaaaaaaaagctaagcatTCCCGACACCCTGGGCCTCTAGGCCTCTGTCGGCTGAAGGTTCCAGCGTGTGgccatctcaaaacacaaactagACAAAATACTGACAAGCAGAAAAGTCCGTGCCCGCCCAGGGTCGGGCTGAACTTCCTAGGGAGCAACAGACCCAGGAAGCCGTCTCTGGGTGATCTAAGAGGAGGCGGCAGGAGGCCGACAGGCCGGGAACAGGAGCCACAGCACAAAGGCGGGAATGAAGACTCACCTGAGGAGATCCTCGTGCCAGGGGCTTTGGGGGCGGTCTTAGGGACCGAGGGCTTCCTGGTGAGGGGCACACGGCCTGGCTTGTCTGCGGGCTCACTGCGGGCGCTCAGGGGCCGGGCCCGGTCCCCCGTAGGGCCCTTGGTCTTGGCGGCTAAGGGTGCAGCTCTGGGGGCGGCAGAGGCGGAGCTGGGCCTTGCAGGGGCCTTGCGGCTGCGACTGGTATTGGCAGGGTTGGGGGGCTGCCTGGAGCGGGACGGCAGCGCCTCAGGATCCACCATACAGATGCCGGGTGCATCGggcagcggtggtggcacacgggGAGTGGGCAGCGGGTCCCTGGCTGCACTCTCGCCGCCTGCATCATCGTCGGAGTCCACAACAGGCACGGGGTCAGAGTCAGACAGTGTGGGCAGTGACTCACTCACCGACGTGGGCGGCGTCTCAGGTGGCCGCTCCTGTGAATGGGCGCTGCTGTCTGAGCTGCCTGGAGATGTGGGAGGGGGCGGTTTGCGGTGTGCAAACTCACAGGGTGAAACGAGGCACAGGTCCACGTCGTGCGGAGATGTGGAGCGGCGCGCAAGGCGCAGGGGAAGGCTAAGCCCCGAGTCGCCTGCTGGTAGCACCTGCTCGAAGGACACAGACAGTGACTCATCTACCTCAGTAGAGTGCGGTGAGCCCAACTCCGCGGGCAACGAGGGCGTGGTCAATGTGGGTGTTGTGGCCGTGGGTGTAGTGGCTGAGGGCGATGCATCTGGAGCGGGCTCAGGGCGCAGCGGGCTGAGTGACAGGTGCTCAGGGCTACTGCCAGGTGCGGTAGGTTGTGGGGACCGAGCTGGGGACAGGGTCGGGGATGGGGCAGGTGGCTGCTCAGGCTCCACACTGCTCCCAGCTGCTCCGGGGCACTCAGGTCCATGAGCGGAAGGGGGCCCTACTGAAACCGGGGCACGAGGCCCGTTCTGTGACACGCGCGGCTTCATGTTGGTGACACCAGGCCCAGAGCGACGCACGTCGCGGACTGTAGGCCGTGCAGGCCCAGGTTTTGTGTCCTTCTTTAGGTCACGCATGGGTGGAGCAGACTCCCTTCGCACTGTGTTCCTGCCGGTGGAGCTGGCGACGGTGCTGGTGCTCCGGACCGGCTCTTTGCGCGAGCTGTCCCGTGAGGCCAAGCTGTCCTGGCTGTCGGCCCTTGCTGGTGTATCCAAGTCACGTGCAGTGACCACTGGCCGGCGCAGGCACGGCAGATGCTGCAGGCGCTGCAGCCCGTCCAGTAGGCGTGCAGGCGGTGTGTGGCCTGGAAATAGCACACGCACCACCTTGTCACTGGGCGCAGCAGGCTGCCACACCAGCAGAGCGCAGGCGGGTGCCGCAGGGTCCCCAGGTGGCGGGTGCAGCACAAAGAGCTCAAGACGGCCGACGCCCAGCTTCTCGAAGAGGGTGGTGGGGCGCGTGGGCTGCGGGCCACGCTGCAGGGGTAGGGGCGCGATACCCAGGCTCCGTAGCAGGCCCCGAGCACAGACCGCCTCATCCTCACCCCCACGCAACCGAGACGCTGCCTGGCGCGCATTCAGGAACACGACACCCAGGGCAGGCGACAGTAGGCGCCGCAGTCTCTCCTCATGCTGTCCCTGCGGCCCTGCGGCTGCCTCGCGCTCTGCCAACTTGCGGCGCAGCAGGCTATTGAGGCCGGGCAGGCTGTCGGCACCCGCGTGGGTCACTAGCACAGCGTCCACGCGGTCCAGATGGCGCACCAGCTTCCAGAAGCTCGACTTAGGGTTGGAGCCGCCATTCACCAGCACAGTGAAGCCGTTGACTGCAAAAAACGCAGCGTCGCCCAGGCCGCCCGGGAACACGTAGCAGCAGGGCCGGGCCAGGCGCAGGAAGCCGCCCGCGGCTGGGGGCTCCAGCAGCTCAAAGGGCGATGGCGGCTCTAGGGACTCGGCCACATATTCCAGAAAGGCTCGCAGGCCCTCGGAGGCAGGCAGCCGCGCGGGAGGGTTCAGTCGCAGCCGCAGTCCGGGTGCGGGACCCAGTAGCGCCCAGTCCCCAAAGGTCGGACAGGACACGGTAAGGGCCGGTGGGGCAGTGGGTGCTGAGGCTAGCGCCTCCTGAACCTGTGGAATCAGCACAGGGCCATCAGGACCCAAGGACCTGTGCACCACTCCCCTATCCCCAACCTGCCACTAGGCACCGCAGGCTCACGGGGCTTGCCCTCCTGGCCTACAGCCCCATTCTGAGAACACCCCCCCAAACACACTCAGCGCACCATGCAGTGGGTGGGCAGCCTTGTGGAGGGGGATGGGAAGAACAGCTCACCTCTTTGTCCCCCAGCACCTGTAGGAAGTGCTGGGCTGAGAACCCCCCGGTCTGTAGCAGCAGCTCCCCGGTCTCCTCCAGGCAGGGCCCTGCCAGCACCAGTAGTTTGTGAGGGGCCGGGTCCATCAGGAGGTTCCGGAGCTATGAGTGAGGATGAAGGGCCTCGTGAGCGGCGCCCAGGCTGGGCCCCAGGGGCCTCTTGCCCGCACTAGGTGATGTGGCCTGCCTTGCATGCATGCTCGGCTCCTCCGGGGAGAGACTGCTTTAGGCAGccttttttcaaggcaaggttccTCCCCACCGTGCTCCCCAACGCCTCCAGCTAGACTCCAGCTCTCCTGTCCCGAGCCCTCCTACCTCATCGCACAGGGATTTGTCTGAAGGGTTCAGCAGCACCAGAGTCTCCAGGGTCTCCCCACGGTGGTGCAGGCTCCGCTGGCCTGTGGGATGACAGGTCCAGGCCCTGACTcaggatcaggctggcctgatgCCAAATCCTGAAGCCCCCAATACAGCTCTGTGCAGATGAGGGCATTTGGAAACCAAGGGTGCCTGGGGCATGAAGCAGGGACAACGGGGACGAGCAGCAGCATCGGGGCTGGGCTGGTCACCCTAGCAGGAGGCTGCACAGCACCTCCAAGGCGGGCAGAGGAGCTTCAGTCCTGCCCCCGCGAGGCTGCCTGCCCAGAGGggcttccagaggacacagtggGTCGCACACGTATGGCATCTCCAGCTCTTTCTCCACCCCACCAGGGATCAGGAAGTCTCCGTGACTCACAGGGACAATCAGATGGACACTTCCGTCCTCTCAGGAAGCTGTGGGTGGTGACTcaaacccccccacccccccacccccgccaggcGCTAAGCTATAGCTATAAGCAATACACAGAGTGGCCAGTGGCTGCTCTGGACACCTTGGGATCCCCTGGGAAGTCTACCTGCACCCCATCCTGCTTCTGTATTGACTGCGAGCGCCCTGTAGGGTCCCTCCCTAGAGTCACTGCACCCTGCTGTCCTGAAGGCGAGGCAGCGTGACACCCCGTGAGGGGTAAAGTGGGACAGGTCACCTTTGACAATGCTGGAGAAGGTGGCCGAGTGCCGGGACACGAAGGCCTTGAGCTGCTCATCCAGACTGCAGACAGCGGGGTCCACATCCTCCCAGGAGCGGACACCTGCAGCAACACATGCGCTCAGCTGCACCCGTCAACCTGCCCCGGCTCCCACAGCAACACATGCGCTCAGCTGCACCCGTCAACCTGCCCCAACTCCCACAGCAACCGATGGCGCTCAGGGGCAGCACCCGTCAACCTGCCCTGGCTCCCACAGCAACACACGGCACTCAGGGGCAGCACCCATTAACCTGTCCCGGCTCCCACAGCTCGGATCATGGGCGAGCAGAGTCGAGGGACTCGGGCAGGCCTGAGGTCTAGGGGCCACCCGCTCTCGATGCCTGCTTTCCTGCTAGGATCCTGAAGGCTGGGGGTTCTGTGTGAACATCTATGCGCATAGGTGTACCATgcgtgtgcgcacgtgcatgtagaggccagaggtcggCACAGGACGCCATCTTCCCTGCATCGCATGTTCAGGAGGGCCCtcacggatttttttttttttttttgatttttcgagacaggatttctccgtagctttttggttcctgtcctggaattagctcttgtagaccaggctggcctcgaatgcacagagatccgcctgcctctgcctcctgggattaaagtgctgggattaaaggcgtgcgccaccaccgcccggccctcatgGAGTCTTCAGGCTGAGTGCCAGCACTACCCTGCACCCCTccacagctgggattacaggcgtatACTGCCAAGTGTAGTGTGATGTTTTagtcttttggcttttggggggttctgccacccagctcccaaataaaacacacagagccatagcttggcttgtttctagcctgCTTTTGTTAAATTATCCCGTCCaccttctgcctctgggctttctccttttcttacttctgtgatCTTACCTTCTATTCATACTCTCTACCTGAGAGCCCCGCCTCTTCTTACTCCTGTCTCGCTATTGCTCACGCAGCTCTTGATTAGAccctcaggtgt
The sequence above is a segment of the Chionomys nivalis chromosome 20, mChiNiv1.1, whole genome shotgun sequence genome. Coding sequences within it:
- the Map1s gene encoding microtubule-associated protein 1S, with product MAAVMAAPEAVAAPSSLLLLVVGGECGCPGLLAHILEELERGVRSWEDVDPAVCSLDEQLKAFVSRHSATFSSIVKGQRSLHHRGETLETLVLLNPSDKSLCDELRNLLMDPAPHKLLVLAGPCLEETGELLLQTGGFSAQHFLQVLGDKEVQEALASAPTAPPALTVSCPTFGDWALLGPAPGLRLRLNPPARLPASEGLRAFLEYVAESLEPPSPFELLEPPAAGGFLRLARPCCYVFPGGLGDAAFFAVNGFTVLVNGGSNPKSSFWKLVRHLDRVDAVLVTHAGADSLPGLNSLLRRKLAEREAAAGPQGQHEERLRRLLSPALGVVFLNARQAASRLRGGEDEAVCARGLLRSLGIAPLPLQRGPQPTRPTTLFEKLGVGRLELFVLHPPPGDPAAPACALLVWQPAAPSDKVVRVLFPGHTPPARLLDGLQRLQHLPCLRRPVVTARDLDTPARADSQDSLASRDSSRKEPVRSTSTVASSTGRNTVRRESAPPMRDLKKDTKPGPARPTVRDVRRSGPGVTNMKPRVSQNGPRAPVSVGPPSAHGPECPGAAGSSVEPEQPPAPSPTLSPARSPQPTAPGSSPEHLSLSPLRPEPAPDASPSATTPTATTPTLTTPSLPAELGSPHSTEVDESLSVSFEQVLPAGDSGLSLPLRLARRSTSPHDVDLCLVSPCEFAHRKPPPPTSPGSSDSSAHSQERPPETPPTSVSESLPTLSDSDPVPVVDSDDDAGGESAARDPLPTPRVPPPLPDAPGICMVDPEALPSRSRQPPNPANTSRSRKAPARPSSASAAPRAAPLAAKTKGPTGDRARPLSARSEPADKPGRVPLTRKPSVPKTAPKAPGTRISSGPSSRPMPPTAGSPVYLDLAYLPGGGAGHLDQDFFLRVRALCYVISGQGQRQEEGLRAVLDALLAGKQQWDLDLQVTLIPTFDSAVMHRWYEETHEQHQALGIRVLGSGSMVSMQDEAFPACKVEF